Genomic segment of Natronoarchaeum philippinense:
GGGAGACGGGCGTCCGGCACATGTTCGACAACGTACGCCTCGAAGCAAGCGAGGAGTAGCGGTCGGCAGCCACCGGGCGGTCCGACGGGACGCTACTCGACGAGACGCCAGCGATCGGCGTCGTCTGACGCCGGCTCGGCAGACGCGATCACGTCGCGCCGCTCCATCTCGTCGAGCACTTCGTCCAGACGGTCAGGCTGGGCGATCTCCATTTCGATGCGGTCCACGTCGTGGAACTCCGAGAGGTAGTGACGGATGTCGCCGCGGTCGAACGTCTCTTGGTCGGCCTTCTCCATGACGCCGGCGCTGAGTTCGATCATGTCCTCGATGAAGTTCCACGGGTAGACGACCCACGCCCACTCCTCCAGACGTTCGCCGACGAACTCCGGTTCGAACTCGCTGGTCTGGAGCAGTTGGAGCGTGGCGGTACGGACTTCTCCGGGATTGCGCTCGTTGACGTACTCGTGGGCGCGCCGGATCGACCCGCCGGTGTCGGCGATGTCGTCGATAATCAGCACGTCTTTGCCCTCGACGCTGCCCTCCGGCATCGGATAGCGAACTTGGGGCTCGTCGGCCTTCTGGCCGGTGCCGACGTAGTGTTCCATCTTCAGACTCGTCAGGTCGTCTAGGCCGAGAAAGTCACAGAGACAGCGCCCGGCGAACCAGCCGCCCCGCGCCAGCGCGACGACGACGTCGGGCTCGAACTCGGCGGCCTTGACCTGATCGCTGACATCCCGACAGAGGCTGTAGATGTAGTCCCAGTCGGAGATCGTACACTTGAACTCGTCCGGAAGGTCGGCCATAGGTAGACGACGGCGTTCGACCGCCTAAAGTGGTGCGTCTCGGCGTCACGGCCAGTGTGCTACTGCGTCAGCGGAATTGGAGGGCGTGACCCAATGCAGCGGCGAGCGTGGCAGCCGACGAAGCGGCGTCACGGCTTTCCGTCTGGTCTACGTCCGGGGGAGCATGAGCGATGCCAGCGAGATCGAGGTCGCCCTCGTCGACGCGTTCACCGACGAACCGCTGACCGGCAACCCTGCGGGCGTCGTCCCGGACGCCGAGGGACTGTCCGAGGACCAGATGCAAGCGATCGCCAGCGAGCTATCGGTCAGCGAGACGGCGTTCCTCCTGCCGAGCGGATCGGCCGATCGGCGGGTACGCTACTTCACGCCGAGCGCGGAGGTCGACCTCTGTGGGCACGCCACGATCGGCAGCCACGTCTATCTCGGCGAGCGCGGCGTCCTCCCGCCGGGCGAACACGAATTGGAGACGAACGTCGGCGTCCTCGACATCGAGGTCACCGACGAGGGCGTCGTCTGGATGCGACAGGACAGCCCGACGGTCCGCAACGTCGATCTGGACTACGATCGGGTCGCCGACGCGCTGGGGATCGACGGCGTCGCGCTGCGCGAACTCGAACGCGATCTGCCGTTTGCGGTCGCCTCGACCGGCTTGCCCGTCCTCGTCGTGCCGGCGACCTATCTCCGGCAGGTCACGAACGCCGACCCGGATCAGGCGGCGATCGAAGCGCTGTGCGACGAGGTCGGCGCGGCCGGGCTCTACCTGTTCACGTTCGACGCGCTGGCGCCCGACGCGACCCTTCACGGCCGGATGTTCGCGCCGAGC
This window contains:
- a CDS encoding phosphoribosyltransferase, whose protein sequence is MADLPDEFKCTISDWDYIYSLCRDVSDQVKAAEFEPDVVVALARGGWFAGRCLCDFLGLDDLTSLKMEHYVGTGQKADEPQVRYPMPEGSVEGKDVLIIDDIADTGGSIRRAHEYVNERNPGEVRTATLQLLQTSEFEPEFVGERLEEWAWVVYPWNFIEDMIELSAGVMEKADQETFDRGDIRHYLSEFHDVDRIEMEIAQPDRLDEVLDEMERRDVIASAEPASDDADRWRLVE
- a CDS encoding PhzF family phenazine biosynthesis protein — encoded protein: MSDASEIEVALVDAFTDEPLTGNPAGVVPDAEGLSEDQMQAIASELSVSETAFLLPSGSADRRVRYFTPSAEVDLCGHATIGSHVYLGERGVLPPGEHELETNVGVLDIEVTDEGVVWMRQDSPTVRNVDLDYDRVADALGIDGVALRELERDLPFAVASTGLPVLVVPATYLRQVTNADPDQAAIEALCDEVGAAGLYLFTFDALAPDATLHGRMFAPSVGIPEDPVTGTAAGATGAYLRQTGAFGSDLPEEMRFEQGHVLDRPGEMRVRVGDEIRVGGTGVTSMEGRLTVPEIEEDEIVEA